In a single window of the Dreissena polymorpha isolate Duluth1 chromosome 3, UMN_Dpol_1.0, whole genome shotgun sequence genome:
- the LOC127872595 gene encoding retinol dehydrogenase 7-like: MFLVAAVFATFVALLTLVLLFMYWYMSLQELKGVNRKSVFITGCDTGFGNLLAKSLDRKGVRVFAGCLTEEGAAKLRSETSSRLLTVIVNISPSRHHTTGSLTIHLLWTGLWGVVNNAGVMPTFAPVEWTTMEEFEQVFNVNFFGTIAVTKAFLPLLRQSSGRLVNVCSVTSNCGYPGISSYVTSKSALKMFSVCLRRELLHSGVTVHTIEPGGFQTNITDHHRMAGMVKKAYKRSSPELQAVYGGHVCDYLLSGIKTARDYCSSKPQYVADAMTHALLSRMPKLRYLVGPDAHVFFRLLGYLPDRVVDYILGWPALHGTICSELEQE, from the exons ATGTTTTTAGTTGCAGCCGTCTTCGCTACCTTTGTGGCACTGTTAACGCTCGTCTTACTGTTTATGTACTGGTACATGTCCCTCCAAGAACTGAAGGGAGTCAACCGTAAAAGCGTTTTTATTACCGGGTGTGACACCGGTTTCGGAAACCTTCTGGCAAAATCGCTTGACCGGAAAGGAGTCCGCGTGTTTGCCGGTTGTCTGACGGAGGAAGGAGCGGCGAAATTGCGATCAGAGACTTCGTCGCGGCTACTGACGGTGATAGTGAACATCAGCCCAAGCCGACACCATACAACGGGC TCATTGACAATACATCTGTTGTGGACAGGACTATGGGGCGTGGTCAACAATGCGGGAGTCATGCCGACATTCGCCCCGGTGGAGTGGACTACGATGGAAGAGTTCGAGCAAGTTTTTAACGTGAACTTCTTCGGCACCATTGCGGTAACTAAGGCGTTTCTTCCGTTGCTAAGGCAGTCAAGTGGCCGTCTGGTTAACGTCTGTAGTGTGACGTCAAACTGCGGATATCCGGGAATCTCGAGCTACGTTACGTCAAAATCGGCATTGAAAATGTTCTCGGTGTGTTTGag ACGCGAGCTGCTGCACTCCGGGGTGACGGTGCACACCATCGAGCCCGGAGGCTTTCAGACGAACATCACGGACCACCACCGGATGGCCGGCATGGTAAAGAAGGCGTACAAGCGCAGCTCACCGGAACTGCAGGCCGTATACGGCGGACACGTCTGCGACTACC TCCTGTCAGGCATCAAGACGGCGCGTGATTATTGCAGCTCAAAGCCACAGTACGTGGCGGACGCCATGACGCACGCGTTGCTCTCGCGCATGCCCAAACTTCGCTATCTAGTTGGTCCTGACGCGCACGTGTTCTTCCGGTTGCTAGGATACCTTCCGGACCGTGTCGTGGATTATATTCTAGGTTGGCCTGCGCTTCACGGCACGATCTGTAGCGAGCTCGAACAGGAGTGA